Proteins from a single region of Bacillus carboniphilus:
- the sigE gene encoding RNA polymerase sporulation sigma factor SigE, with protein MLKGGTSLKLFFRLQYYWYKLLIKLGIKTDEIYYIGGSEALPPPLTKEEEEILLKKLPNGDKTARSLLIERNLRLVVYIARKFENTGINIEDLISIGTIGLIKAVNTFNPEKKIKLATYASRCIENEILMYLRRNNKIRSEVSFDEPLNIDWDGNELLLSDVLGTEEDIITKDLEASVDRKLLLKALHQLSAREKQIMELRFGLVGGEEKTQKDVADMLGISQSYISRLEKRIIKRLQKEFNKMV; from the coding sequence ATGCTTAAAGGAGGAACAAGCTTGAAACTTTTCTTTCGACTACAGTATTACTGGTATAAACTCTTAATTAAATTGGGAATTAAAACGGATGAAATTTACTACATAGGCGGAAGTGAGGCTCTTCCACCTCCTTTAACGAAAGAAGAAGAAGAAATTTTATTAAAAAAATTGCCAAATGGAGATAAAACAGCTCGATCCCTTCTAATTGAAAGAAATTTAAGATTGGTTGTTTATATCGCGAGAAAGTTTGAAAATACTGGTATCAATATTGAGGACTTGATTAGCATTGGTACAATCGGCTTGATTAAAGCGGTCAATACATTTAATCCAGAAAAGAAAATTAAGTTAGCCACCTATGCATCCCGGTGTATAGAAAATGAAATACTTATGTACTTAAGAAGGAATAATAAAATCAGATCCGAGGTCTCCTTTGATGAGCCACTGAATATTGATTGGGATGGTAACGAATTATTATTATCAGATGTGCTTGGCACAGAAGAAGATATTATTACGAAGGACCTTGAAGCGAGTGTCGACCGGAAGCTTCTGTTGAAAGCCCTCCATCAGTTATCCGCAAGAGAAAAGCAAATTATGGAGCTTCGATTTGGTCTAGTCGGTGGTGAAGAAAAGACACAGAAAGATGTCGCTGATATGCTAGGGATATCTCAATCTTATATTTCAAGACTCGAAAAAAGAATTATTAAAAGACTTCAAAAAGAATTTAATAAAATGGTCTAA
- the sigG gene encoding RNA polymerase sporulation sigma factor SigG produces the protein MTRNKVEICGVDTSKLPVLKNEEMRKLFRQMHEGDLSAREKLVNGNLRLVLSVIQRFNNRGEYVDDLFQVGCIGLMKSIDNFDLGQNVKFSTYAVPMIIGEIRRYLRDNNPIRVSRSLRDIAYKALQVRERLISETSKEPTAAEIAKELDVSHEEIVFALDAIQDPVSLFEPIYNDGGDPIYVMDQLSDERNKDSNWIEELALREGMRRLNEREKLILRKRFFQGKTQMEVAEEIGISQAQVSRLEKAAIKQMNKNIQS, from the coding sequence TTGACTCGAAACAAAGTAGAAATTTGTGGTGTAGATACTTCTAAACTTCCCGTTTTAAAGAATGAGGAGATGCGCAAGTTGTTTAGGCAAATGCATGAGGGCGACTTGTCAGCAAGAGAAAAACTAGTAAACGGAAATTTAAGGTTAGTATTGAGTGTCATCCAGCGATTTAATAACCGTGGAGAATATGTAGATGATCTTTTCCAAGTTGGATGTATCGGACTTATGAAATCCATTGATAATTTTGACCTTGGTCAGAATGTAAAGTTCTCTACGTATGCTGTTCCCATGATTATTGGGGAAATTAGGCGGTACTTACGTGATAACAATCCGATCAGGGTTTCAAGATCACTACGAGACATCGCTTATAAAGCACTCCAAGTACGAGAAAGACTGATTAGTGAGACATCAAAGGAACCGACTGCTGCGGAAATTGCGAAAGAATTAGATGTAAGTCATGAAGAAATTGTATTTGCTTTAGATGCCATTCAAGATCCAGTCTCTTTATTTGAACCTATCTATAATGATGGGGGCGATCCAATCTATGTGATGGATCAATTAAGTGATGAAAGAAATAAAGATTCGAACTGGATTGAAGAACTAGCTTTAAGAGAAGGGATGAGACGCTTAAATGAGAGGGAAAAACTTATCCTGCGTAAACGGTTTTTCCAAGGGAAAACTCAAATGGAAGTGGCTGAGGAGATTGGAATCTCTCAAGCTCAAGTGTCTCGATTAGAAAAAGCTGCTATCAAACAAATGAATAAAAATATCCAATCATAA
- a CDS encoding YlmC/YmxH family sporulation protein — protein sequence MVRISEFQIKDVVTVSDGKKLGNIVDIEINVQTGKIDAIVVASSSRVLGFFGRDEDIVVPWKNIVKIGEDVILVRYKGYSNYEEEEQ from the coding sequence ATGGTGAGAATATCTGAGTTTCAAATAAAAGATGTTGTAACTGTTTCGGATGGTAAGAAACTAGGGAATATAGTGGACATTGAAATTAACGTTCAGACGGGAAAAATTGATGCTATTGTGGTGGCTAGTTCATCAAGAGTACTTGGGTTCTTCGGAAGAGATGAGGATATTGTCGTTCCTTGGAAAAACATTGTAAAAATCGGTGAGGATGTCATTTTAGTTCGCTACAAAGGTTATTCCAATTATGAAGAAGAAGAGCAGTGA
- the pgeF gene encoding peptidoglycan editing factor PgeF, with amino-acid sequence MEPFQIKSKQWMALDTWMNQHPSLVAGFTTKDEGVSSFPTEALNLAFHVSDLEENVQENRERLAEQLNFPVQHWVSTEQVHGTDITLINSNDRGKGAYSLETCIPKTDGLITRESDVLLTLCYADCVPLFFLDPDTKWIGVAHAGWKGTTGNIASKMVKALCEQGVKLNQIQVAVGPSICKKCYKVDQRVISAVNAVLSEHDPKPYQELEAGQFSLDLKELNVQLLKNAGIPETNILSTGYCSSCDQKLFFSHRRDQGKTGRMLSFIGWRE; translated from the coding sequence ATGGAACCTTTCCAAATAAAATCCAAACAATGGATGGCGCTAGATACATGGATGAATCAACATCCTAGTCTTGTGGCAGGTTTTACAACAAAAGATGAAGGTGTTAGCTCTTTCCCTACGGAAGCATTGAACCTCGCCTTCCATGTTAGTGATTTAGAAGAGAACGTTCAAGAAAATAGAGAGCGGTTAGCAGAACAGCTAAATTTTCCAGTCCAGCACTGGGTCAGCACGGAGCAAGTACATGGTACTGATATTACCCTTATTAATAGCAATGACAGAGGTAAAGGAGCATATTCTCTAGAGACTTGTATCCCAAAAACGGATGGGCTGATAACCCGAGAGTCCGATGTTTTATTGACCTTATGTTATGCTGATTGTGTACCTTTGTTTTTTTTAGACCCTGACACGAAATGGATCGGTGTGGCCCATGCGGGTTGGAAAGGTACTACTGGAAATATTGCTAGTAAAATGGTGAAAGCTTTATGTGAACAAGGTGTGAAGCTTAACCAGATTCAGGTAGCTGTCGGTCCAAGTATTTGCAAGAAATGCTACAAGGTTGATCAACGCGTCATTTCTGCTGTAAATGCTGTCCTATCTGAACATGATCCTAAACCCTATCAAGAATTAGAAGCAGGTCAATTTTCTTTAGATTTAAAGGAACTTAATGTCCAATTATTAAAAAATGCTGGAATACCTGAGACAAACATCTTGTCTACCGGTTATTGTTCTTCTTGTGATCAAAAGTTATTTTTCTCACACAGAAGGGATCAAGGAAAAACGGGTAGAATGTTAAGCTTTATTGGCTGGAGGGAGTAA
- a CDS encoding YggS family pyridoxal phosphate-dependent enzyme: MNVKDNFESIQATILQACKKVNRNVDEVKVIAVTKYVSIDRAREAIEAGVVHLGENRDDGFLQKWEALGDKPCWHFIGSLQSRKVKNIIDKVDYIHSIDRLSLAKEIDKRATKPIKCFVQVNASGEESKQGISPGDVIDFIKKLESYKHIQIVGLMTMAPFTDDEKIIRNCFKTLRNLQSKVQEIKLPYAPCTELSMGMSNDFEIAIEEGATFVRIGTALVGNEKAEVES; encoded by the coding sequence ATGAATGTAAAAGACAACTTCGAATCGATTCAAGCAACCATCCTACAGGCCTGTAAAAAAGTGAATAGAAACGTAGATGAAGTTAAAGTAATTGCTGTTACGAAATATGTATCTATCGATAGGGCAAGAGAAGCCATCGAAGCAGGAGTCGTGCATTTAGGTGAAAATCGGGATGATGGGTTTCTTCAAAAATGGGAAGCTCTTGGGGACAAGCCATGCTGGCACTTCATCGGTTCTCTTCAATCGCGTAAGGTGAAAAATATTATTGATAAAGTGGATTACATACATTCAATAGATCGGCTTTCACTTGCTAAAGAAATTGATAAAAGAGCAACCAAGCCTATTAAATGTTTTGTTCAAGTTAACGCATCTGGAGAAGAAAGTAAACAAGGAATCTCTCCTGGGGATGTTATCGATTTTATCAAAAAGCTTGAAAGCTATAAACATATCCAAATTGTTGGATTGATGACGATGGCTCCTTTTACAGATGATGAAAAGATCATTAGAAATTGCTTTAAAACATTAAGAAACTTGCAGTCAAAAGTCCAAGAAATAAAGTTGCCTTATGCTCCGTGTACAGAACTATCAATGGGAATGTCTAATGATTTTGAAATTGCCATTGAAGAAGGCGCTACTTTTGTAAGGATTGGAACTGCATTAGTTGGTAATGAGAAAGCAGAGGTGGAATCATGA
- a CDS encoding cell division protein SepF, which produces MNIKSKIRQFFFYDDEGMEPEWEETETETLSRQARHQTKPSNVVHFQKEQKSASVILVEPRLYAEVQEIADHLKNNRAVVMNLQRISHEQAKRIVDFLSGTVYAIGGDIQRVGIKIFLCTPDNVEVSGNISEMFNGPDSNSFQESEEVGWL; this is translated from the coding sequence ATGAATATAAAATCAAAGATTCGTCAATTCTTTTTCTATGATGATGAAGGAATGGAGCCAGAATGGGAAGAGACAGAAACAGAAACCCTTTCTAGACAAGCTCGCCATCAAACAAAACCTTCTAATGTTGTTCATTTCCAAAAAGAACAAAAAAGCGCTAGTGTTATCCTTGTTGAGCCTAGGCTTTATGCGGAAGTACAAGAGATTGCCGATCATTTAAAGAATAATCGTGCAGTTGTTATGAATTTACAACGAATTTCACACGAGCAAGCCAAAAGAATTGTAGATTTTCTTAGTGGTACTGTTTATGCCATTGGTGGAGATATACAACGTGTGGGAATAAAGATTTTTCTTTGCACACCTGATAACGTAGAGGTATCAGGGAATATTTCTGAAATGTTTAATGGACCTGATTCGAATTCGTTTCAGGAATCTGAAGAAGTGGGGTGGCTATAG
- a CDS encoding YggT family protein: MLANILGLLASLIYFYSIALIIYVLLSWFPGARDSAIGQLLGRICEPYLEPFRKIIPPIAMIDISPIVAFITLNLAQRGIYYLAHFV; this comes from the coding sequence TTGTTAGCTAATATTTTAGGTCTTTTAGCCTCTTTGATTTATTTTTATTCGATTGCCCTTATTATTTATGTGTTGCTTTCCTGGTTCCCAGGTGCAAGAGATTCAGCCATTGGTCAGTTACTAGGTAGGATCTGTGAGCCTTATTTAGAACCATTTCGTAAAATAATTCCTCCAATTGCTATGATTGATATTTCTCCGATTGTGGCTTTCATTACATTGAACTTAGCACAAAGAGGAATTTATTATTTGGCGCATTTTGTTTAA
- a CDS encoding RNA-binding protein, translating into MSIYEHFRHDEKEWIDQVLEWRSYVEDTYAPKKTDFLDPRQQTILRSVIGKNGDVEVTFFGGQSHTERKRAILSPDYMTPSSEDYDITLWNIDYPQKFVNLEHREILGSLMGLGLKREKFGDILMDTSKGIIQFYACKEVSDYLSLNFQQVGRNKIKLEELPLEKAIVKAEDGSEKQITSSSLRLDAVISQVVPFSRQKVQQWIQQGNVKVNWKLVEQTSFECKEGDTLSIRGFGRITIKIIEGQTKKGKTRLTVILQKS; encoded by the coding sequence ATGAGCATTTACGAACACTTTAGACACGATGAAAAAGAATGGATTGATCAGGTTTTAGAATGGCGTTCGTATGTGGAAGACACTTATGCCCCAAAGAAAACCGATTTCCTAGATCCGAGACAACAAACAATCCTCCGCTCCGTCATTGGAAAGAATGGAGATGTTGAGGTTACCTTTTTTGGTGGACAATCTCATACAGAGAGAAAGCGGGCAATTCTATCACCGGATTACATGACACCTAGCTCTGAAGATTACGATATTACACTATGGAATATTGATTATCCTCAAAAATTTGTAAATTTAGAACATAGAGAAATACTCGGTAGTCTAATGGGACTTGGATTGAAACGTGAAAAGTTTGGTGATATCCTAATGGACACTTCTAAAGGCATCATACAGTTCTATGCCTGTAAAGAAGTAAGTGATTACCTATCATTAAACTTTCAACAGGTCGGTAGGAACAAAATTAAGCTAGAAGAGCTACCATTAGAAAAAGCTATCGTGAAAGCCGAGGATGGTAGTGAAAAGCAAATCACATCTTCCTCTTTACGTTTAGATGCAGTTATTTCTCAAGTTGTCCCATTCTCTAGGCAAAAGGTTCAGCAGTGGATCCAGCAGGGGAATGTGAAAGTAAATTGGAAGCTTGTTGAACAAACAAGCTTTGAATGTAAAGAAGGTGACACTCTCTCCATTAGAGGATTTGGAAGAATAACCATAAAAATAATAGAGGGTCAAACGAAAAAAGGAAAAACTCGTCTAACCGTCATCCTACAAAAAAGTTAG
- a CDS encoding DivIVA domain-containing protein, with product MPLTPLDIHNKEFTKGFRGYDEDEVNEFLDQVIKDFEILIREKKELEQKYSDLTEKLGHFTNIEDTLNKSIVIAQEAAEDVKRNAQKEAKLIVKEAEKNADRIVNESLAKARKIALDVEELKKQSKVFRNRFRILVEAQLDLINADDWEGLLEYDVDAADLISVKDE from the coding sequence ATGCCATTAACACCATTGGACATACATAACAAGGAGTTTACAAAAGGTTTTAGAGGTTATGACGAAGACGAAGTTAATGAGTTTCTAGATCAGGTTATTAAAGACTTTGAAATTTTAATTCGTGAGAAAAAAGAATTAGAACAAAAATATAGTGATCTTACAGAGAAACTAGGTCATTTTACAAACATTGAAGACACGTTAAACAAGTCCATTGTCATTGCCCAAGAGGCAGCTGAAGATGTAAAACGTAATGCACAAAAAGAAGCAAAGCTAATTGTTAAAGAGGCTGAAAAAAATGCGGACCGTATTGTAAATGAATCTTTAGCAAAAGCTAGAAAGATTGCATTAGATGTAGAAGAGTTGAAAAAGCAATCTAAAGTCTTCAGAAATCGCTTCCGAATCCTAGTTGAGGCGCAATTAGATTTAATAAACGCGGATGATTGGGAAGGTTTGCTCGAATATGATGTCGATGCAGCTGACCTAATTTCAGTTAAAGACGAATAG
- the ileS gene encoding isoleucine--tRNA ligase: MEYKDTLLMPKTDFPMRGNLPNREPDIQAKWEEIDIYKLVQERTKNRPKFVLHDGPPYANGDIHMGHALNKVLKDFIVRYKSMSGFNAPYVPGWDTHGLPIEQKLTNEGVNRKEMTVAEFRRLCEKYAKEQMDIQRKGFKRIGVRGDWENPYLTLDSEYEAQQIRVFGEMAKKGYIYKGLKPVFWSPSSESALAEAEIEYQDKRSPSIYVGFKVKDGKDVLEEGTEIVIWTTTPWTIPSNLAIAVHPELSYVVVEESGKQYVVAKDLLENVTQAVEWEAPKVVKEVTGSDLEHILCRHPFYDRDSLVVLGDHVTTESGTGCVHTAPGHGEDDFYVGQKYGLDVLCPVDEKGYFTSEAPGFEGLFYDEANKQITEKLQEVGALLKLTFITHSYPHDWRTKKPTIFRATAQWFASIEPLRETLLDEIRNVKWATQWGETRLYNMIRDRGDWCISRQRVWGVPIPVFYAENGDPIITDETIEHVAILFREHGSNIWFEKEAKELLPEGFTHPSSPNGKFTKEQDIMDVWFDSGSSHYAVLKTREDLQHPADIYLEGSDQYRGWFNSSLITSVAVTGHAPYKSVLSNGFTVDEKGRKMSKSIGNVIVPEQVNKQYGADILRLWVSSVDYRSDVKVFMENFKQVSEVYRKIRNTYRFMLGNLADFDPTKDRVAVEDMSEVDQYMLVKLNKLIHSVRDAYENYEYATIYHAVNNYCTLDLSAFYLDYGKDILYVEGPTTQARRAMQTVIYDNLLALTKLMAPVLVHTTDEVWAFVPGVEEASVQLTDMPEAVTVPNQDQLEKKWNAFLDLRDDVLKALEEARNAKVIGKSLAASVTLFVTNETKDLLASLNEDLKQLFIVSEVVVKDASEAPAEALKLDVATVLVEKAEGDTCERCWNVTKDVGTDQEHPSLCARCATVIKEHY; the protein is encoded by the coding sequence GTGGAGTATAAAGACACGTTACTTATGCCAAAAACAGATTTTCCAATGAGAGGAAATCTTCCAAATCGTGAACCAGATATCCAAGCAAAATGGGAAGAAATCGATATCTATAAGCTAGTTCAAGAAAGAACAAAAAACAGACCTAAGTTTGTTCTTCATGATGGACCACCATATGCAAATGGAGACATCCATATGGGGCATGCGCTTAACAAGGTATTAAAGGACTTTATCGTTCGTTACAAATCTATGAGTGGCTTTAATGCACCTTACGTACCTGGTTGGGATACACACGGTCTTCCAATTGAGCAGAAGCTAACAAATGAAGGTGTGAACCGTAAAGAAATGACAGTAGCAGAGTTCAGAAGACTTTGTGAAAAATATGCGAAAGAGCAAATGGACATTCAACGTAAAGGCTTCAAACGTATTGGTGTACGTGGAGATTGGGAAAACCCTTATCTAACCCTAGACTCAGAGTATGAAGCACAACAAATTCGCGTATTTGGAGAAATGGCGAAAAAAGGCTATATCTATAAAGGTCTGAAGCCTGTATTCTGGTCCCCTTCTAGTGAATCAGCACTTGCAGAAGCAGAGATTGAATACCAAGACAAACGCTCACCATCTATTTATGTTGGTTTTAAAGTAAAAGATGGGAAGGATGTTCTAGAAGAAGGTACAGAAATCGTCATCTGGACAACAACTCCATGGACCATTCCTTCAAACTTAGCAATTGCCGTTCATCCTGAACTTTCTTATGTTGTAGTCGAGGAGAGCGGAAAACAATACGTTGTTGCTAAAGACCTGCTTGAAAATGTAACTCAAGCTGTAGAGTGGGAAGCACCAAAGGTTGTAAAAGAGGTTACAGGTAGCGACCTAGAACATATTCTTTGTCGCCATCCTTTCTATGATCGTGATTCGCTTGTAGTACTTGGTGACCACGTAACGACTGAATCCGGAACTGGTTGTGTTCATACAGCTCCAGGACACGGGGAAGATGACTTTTATGTAGGTCAGAAGTATGGTTTAGATGTACTTTGCCCAGTCGATGAAAAAGGGTACTTTACTAGTGAAGCACCTGGTTTTGAAGGTCTTTTTTATGATGAAGCAAATAAGCAAATTACTGAAAAGCTACAGGAAGTGGGTGCCTTACTAAAACTAACGTTTATTACGCACTCCTACCCGCATGATTGGAGAACGAAGAAACCAACGATTTTCAGAGCAACAGCTCAGTGGTTCGCTTCCATTGAACCATTGCGTGAAACGCTTTTAGATGAAATTCGTAACGTTAAGTGGGCAACACAGTGGGGCGAAACAAGACTTTATAACATGATCCGTGATCGCGGTGACTGGTGTATTTCTAGACAACGTGTTTGGGGCGTACCAATCCCAGTATTCTACGCTGAAAATGGAGACCCCATTATTACCGATGAAACAATTGAACATGTAGCGATCCTATTCCGTGAACACGGATCGAACATTTGGTTTGAAAAAGAAGCGAAAGAACTATTACCAGAAGGATTTACACATCCATCTAGTCCAAATGGTAAGTTCACAAAAGAACAGGATATCATGGACGTTTGGTTTGACTCTGGTTCTTCACACTATGCGGTATTAAAAACTCGTGAAGACCTTCAGCATCCAGCTGATATCTACCTTGAAGGTTCGGACCAATATCGTGGATGGTTTAACTCCAGTTTAATCACAAGTGTTGCGGTAACAGGTCATGCTCCTTATAAGTCTGTATTATCAAACGGATTTACAGTCGATGAAAAAGGAAGAAAGATGTCTAAATCAATTGGGAATGTCATTGTTCCTGAACAGGTTAATAAACAATACGGAGCAGATATCTTACGACTTTGGGTATCATCTGTTGACTACCGTTCTGATGTAAAAGTGTTTATGGAGAACTTCAAGCAAGTTTCGGAAGTGTACCGTAAAATCCGAAATACTTATCGCTTCATGCTTGGTAACCTAGCTGATTTCGATCCAACAAAAGATCGTGTGGCAGTTGAAGATATGAGTGAAGTGGACCAGTATATGTTGGTGAAGCTGAACAAGTTAATTCATTCAGTTCGTGATGCATACGAAAATTATGAATATGCAACCATCTATCATGCAGTAAACAACTATTGCACGCTAGATTTAAGTGCCTTCTATTTAGATTACGGAAAAGATATTCTTTATGTGGAAGGACCAACTACTCAAGCAAGAAGAGCTATGCAAACAGTTATTTATGATAACTTGCTTGCACTGACTAAGTTAATGGCACCCGTTTTAGTTCATACAACGGATGAAGTATGGGCATTCGTTCCAGGTGTTGAGGAAGCAAGTGTTCAATTAACGGATATGCCTGAAGCCGTCACAGTTCCAAATCAAGATCAACTAGAGAAAAAGTGGAATGCTTTCTTAGACTTAAGAGATGATGTTCTTAAAGCCTTAGAGGAAGCTAGAAACGCAAAAGTGATTGGTAAGTCATTGGCTGCTAGTGTAACTCTTTTTGTAACTAATGAAACGAAAGATTTATTGGCTTCATTAAATGAAGATCTAAAACAATTATTCATCGTTTCTGAAGTTGTTGTAAAAGATGCAAGCGAAGCTCCAGCTGAAGCGTTGAAACTTGATGTTGCTACTGTATTGGTTGAAAAAGCTGAAGGTGACACATGTGAGCGTTGCTGGAATGTAACAAAAGATGTGGGTACAGACCAAGAACACCCAAGTCTATGTGCGCGTTGTGCAACAGTGATAAAAGAACATTATTAA
- the lspA gene encoding signal peptidase II, whose product MFIYYIIALLMIVADQWTKWLILKHMELGQSIVVMEDFLYITSHRNKGAAWGILQGQMWFFYVITVVVIIGIVYYMQKYAKGKILASAALALMLGGAIGNFIDRVYRKEVVDFIDVYIFSYDFPIFNVADSCLVVGVILLMIWMLLEERMAKKEKKLNGNDGIQHTKQ is encoded by the coding sequence TTGTTTATCTATTACATAATCGCTTTACTTATGATTGTGGCTGACCAATGGACAAAATGGTTAATTTTAAAACATATGGAATTAGGTCAGAGCATAGTCGTTATGGAAGATTTTCTGTACATTACTTCACACCGTAATAAAGGGGCGGCTTGGGGAATCCTTCAAGGACAAATGTGGTTCTTCTACGTCATAACGGTTGTTGTTATTATCGGGATTGTTTATTACATGCAAAAATACGCAAAGGGCAAGATATTAGCAAGTGCTGCTCTTGCTTTAATGCTTGGTGGAGCAATCGGTAACTTTATTGATCGTGTCTACCGTAAAGAAGTGGTCGACTTTATTGATGTCTATATTTTCAGCTATGATTTTCCAATCTTTAACGTAGCAGACTCATGCCTTGTAGTGGGAGTTATTTTACTTATGATCTGGATGCTACTTGAGGAACGAATGGCAAAAAAGGAGAAAAAATTAAATGGAAACGATGGAATACAACATACAAAGCAATGA
- a CDS encoding RluA family pseudouridine synthase has protein sequence METMEYNIQSNDAGQRIDKVLASFDDDWSRSQIQSWIKDGSVKVNGETVKTNYKVSEGDEVVITVPEPEELDAVPEPMDLDIYYEDQDVIVVNKPRGMVVHPAPGHPGGTLVNGLLYHCKDLSGINGVLRPGIVHRIDMDTSGLLMVAKNDMAHEKLVKQLQEKTVTRKYVAIVHGVIPHDVGTIDAPLGRDPKDRQRMTVVDNGRHAVTHFKVLERFTDYTFVECILETGRTHQIRVHMKYIGYPLAGDPKYGPRKTLDIDGQALHAQVLGFIHPRTEEYLEFKAPMPEELTRLLEFLRKSN, from the coding sequence ATGGAAACGATGGAATACAACATACAAAGCAATGATGCTGGACAGCGGATTGATAAAGTTTTAGCTTCATTTGATGATGATTGGTCCAGAAGTCAAATTCAATCATGGATCAAGGATGGATCTGTGAAGGTAAATGGAGAAACGGTTAAAACAAATTACAAGGTTTCAGAAGGAGACGAAGTCGTCATCACTGTACCGGAGCCAGAGGAATTAGATGCCGTTCCTGAACCAATGGACTTAGATATCTATTATGAAGATCAAGATGTTATTGTGGTCAATAAGCCAAGAGGAATGGTTGTTCACCCAGCACCTGGTCATCCTGGAGGAACACTAGTAAACGGCCTTTTGTACCATTGTAAAGACCTATCAGGCATCAATGGTGTGTTAAGACCAGGAATCGTTCATAGAATTGATATGGACACATCTGGTTTACTAATGGTCGCTAAAAATGACATGGCTCATGAAAAGTTAGTGAAACAACTTCAGGAAAAAACAGTGACAAGAAAGTATGTTGCCATTGTGCATGGTGTAATTCCGCATGATGTAGGAACTATAGATGCACCGCTTGGAAGAGATCCAAAAGACCGTCAACGAATGACTGTTGTTGATAATGGTAGACATGCTGTTACACATTTTAAAGTATTAGAGAGATTTACGGATTATACATTTGTTGAGTGTATATTAGAAACAGGAAGAACTCATCAAATTCGCGTTCATATGAAATACATTGGGTATCCACTAGCTGGAGATCCCAAATACGGACCTAGAAAGACGTTGGACATTGACGGCCAAGCACTTCATGCTCAAGTATTAGGCTTTATCCATCCACGTACGGAAGAATACTTGGAGTTTAAAGCACCTATGCCTGAAGAATTAACAAGGTTGTTAGAATTCTTGCGAAAAAGTAATTGA
- the pyrR gene encoding bifunctional pyr operon transcriptional regulator/uracil phosphoribosyltransferase PyrR — protein MEKAQVMDAQAMKRALTRIAHEIIEKNKGIEDCVLVGIKTRGIYLANRLAKRIEEIEGKSIPVGELDITLYRDDLTEKTNNQEPLVKGSDIPVNIHQKKVIVIDDVLYTGRTVRAALGALVDLGRPTMIQLAVLVDRGHRELPIRADYVGKNVPTSKTEKIVVQLDEVDQVDGVTIFEK, from the coding sequence TTGGAGAAAGCACAAGTAATGGACGCACAAGCGATGAAAAGAGCTTTAACGCGAATTGCCCACGAAATTATTGAGAAAAACAAAGGAATTGAAGATTGTGTCTTAGTTGGCATTAAAACAAGAGGGATTTACTTAGCAAATCGGCTTGCCAAAAGGATTGAAGAGATTGAAGGAAAGTCCATTCCGGTTGGAGAGCTAGACATCACTCTTTACAGAGATGACCTAACCGAGAAAACCAATAATCAAGAACCTTTAGTTAAAGGGTCTGACATTCCGGTTAATATACACCAAAAGAAAGTCATTGTCATTGACGATGTGCTATATACGGGTCGAACCGTAAGAGCTGCTTTAGGTGCACTCGTTGATTTAGGGAGACCAACCATGATTCAGTTGGCTGTCCTTGTTGATCGGGGACACCGAGAACTACCCATACGCGCTGACTATGTAGGTAAAAATGTACCGACATCCAAAACGGAAAAAATCGTTGTACAGCTTGATGAGGTAGACCAAGTAGATGGAGTTACTATTTTTGAAAAGTGA